One window from the genome of Eucalyptus grandis isolate ANBG69807.140 chromosome 7, ASM1654582v1, whole genome shotgun sequence encodes:
- the LOC104450917 gene encoding probable serine/threonine-protein kinase WNK11 yields MEAEAEDGGEFVEKDPSGRYGRYDEVLGEGAFKTVYKAFDEIQGIEVAWNRVDVEHFSESPALLRRLYEEVNVLRSVKHGNIIRFYHSWVDEETRTINIITELFTSGNLRQYRKKHKHVDMKAIKNWGRQILQGIQYLHGHDPPIIHRDLKCENIFVNGYDGHVKIGDLGLAIVMQQPTAHSVIGTPEFMAPELYEEDYNELVDIYSFGMCMLEMITLECPYGECKNSAQIYKKVLSGVKPLSLGKVKDPDVKQFIEKCLLPATSRPSAAELLRDPFLAIVDSKALKKPETVPKSLCPSNEGGRGTAPSSGFELRISSGCNEFRLAGERSDEASISLTLHIVVPEGKANKIQFAFYLDSDTVVSVAQEMMEQLDLPKEDADVVAELMDRLIVKMVPGWKACASEQRQEQVPQPLASLNSQILKCSFDLLSPREEIVENNRKKWMGKKGIPVI; encoded by the coding sequence ATGGAGGCCGAGGCCGAGGACGGCGGCGAGTTCGTGGAGAAGGACCCGTCCGGGAGGTACGGCAGGTACGACGAGGTCCTGGGCGAGGGCGCCTTCAAGACTGTCTACAAAGCGTTCGATGAAATTCAGGGGATCGAGGTCGCGTGGAACCGGGTCGACGTCGAGCACTTCTCCGAGTCGCCGGCGCTGCTGCGGCGGCTCTACGAGGAGGTCAACGTGCTCAGGTCCGTCAAGCACGGGAACATCATCAGGTTCTACCATTCCTGGGTCGACGAGGAGACGAGGACCATCAACATCATCACCGAGCTCTTCACGTCCGGGAATCTGCGGCAGTACCGGAAGAAGCACAAGCATGTCGACATGAAGGCGATCAAGAACTGGGGCAGGCAGATCCTTCAGGGGATACAGTACCTCCACGGCCACGACCCGCCCATCATCCACAGGGATCTCAAGTGCGAGAATATATTCGTGAATGGGTACGATGGGCATGTCAAGATCGGTGATCTGGGGTTGGCCATCGTGATGCAGCAGCCGACCGCGCACAGCGTGATCGGGACTCCGGAGTTCATGGCTCCCGAGCTTTACGAGGAGGACTACAACGAGCTCGTCGACATCTACTCTTTCGGGATGTGTATGCTGGAGATGATTACTCTAGAATGCCCTTATGGAGAATGCAAGAATTCCGCGCAGATTTACAAGAAGGTCCTCTCCGGCGTCAAACCCTTGTCCCTTGGGAAGGTGAAGGACCCTGATGTTAAGCAGTTCATTGAGAAGTGTCTTTTGCCCGCCACTTCGCGGCCGTCTGCGGCAGAGCTTTTGAGAGATCCCTTCCTTGCAATTGTGGACTCGAAAGCTTTGAAGAAGCCGGAAACTGTGCCAAAAAGCTTATGTCCATCCAACGAGGGTGGAAGAGGAACCGCTCCAAGTTCGGGTTTTGAGTTGAGGATTTCCTCTGGGTGTAATGAATTCCGACTAGCAGGGGAGAGGAGCGATGAGGCATCGATTTCGCTGACATTGCACATCGTGGTTCCAGAAGGCAAGGCCAACAAGATACAGTTTGCATTTTATCTGGATTCCGATACGGTGGTCTCAGTTGCTCAGGAGATGATGGAGCAGCTTGATCTGCCAAAAGAAGATGCTGATGTTGTGGCCGAGTTGATGGACCGGTTGATCGTGAAGATGGTGCCCGGTTGGAAAGCTTGTGCCTCTGAACAGCGTCAAGAACAAGTGCCTCAGCCGCTGGCCTCCTTGAACTCACAGATCTTGAAGTGTTCGTTCGATCTGTTATCCCCTAGGGAAGAGATAGTAGAAAATAATAGGAAGAAGTGGATGGGAAAGAAGGGGATACCAGTTATCTGA
- the LOC104450916 gene encoding uncharacterized protein LOC104450916 produces MKITTLPPLALCFLLSVHVLSARFHPSAEHDGPNGGVGSDGGGGGSSSIIFATLGRSDYAFDIFALPTRPDRSPKPADEVKLTDGNSVNFNGHFPSLSPAASSSLLALSPDQTPPSLHVIYVTERNGSSSIYYDAVYDGDGGGAEGSPRRRSALEAAPPRVQVPLVGSGTSVISMKDRPSLSGENLIYVSTHEDTGVPRTSWAAVYSTDVRTGSTRRLTPYGAADYSPAVSPSGAWTAVASYGAGAAWGGEVEELATDVYVFLTRDGSQRAKVVEHGGWPCWVDDTTLFFHRRGDDGWWSVYKATLPSRGPISTESVVTERVTPPGVHAFTPATSPGNKEFIAVATRRPGSSYRHIELFDLVKNEYRELTQHVSPNAHHFNPFISPDSGRVGYHRCRGDDNGRDTQSPHLLLENLQSPVPGLSLFRIDGSFPSFSPAGDRIAYVNMPGVYVVDRDGSNQREVYSGMAFSSSWDPVRRGVIYTSTGPTFATESTEVDVISINVDDVDKLGVKRLTTSGKNNAFPAPSPDGKWIVFRSGRSGHKNLYIMDAVKGEEGGLYRLTDGPWSDTMCNWSPDGEWIAFASDREDPGSGSFSLYLIHPNGTGLRKLIQSGSLGRANHPYFSPDGKSIVFTSDYAAVSAEPISNSHHYQPYGEIFTIKLDGSDLKRLTHNSYEDGTPAWGPTFIKPADVEWPSYGSRCSFEDCHWLSRMPNNSFGGAPNYSAKAQCGA; encoded by the exons atgaaaattacaacTCTGCCACCGCTCGCGCTCTGCTTCCTCCTCTCCGTCCACGTGCTCTCTGCCCGATTCCATCCCTCGGCGGAGCACGACGGTCCGAACGGCGGCGTCGGcagcgatggcggcggcggcggcagcagcagcataATCTTCGCCACGCTCGGCCGCTCCGACTACGCCTTCGACATATTCGCCCTCCCGACTCGGCCGGACCGATCCCCGAAGCCCGCCGACGAGGTCAAGCTCACCGACGGCAATTCCGTGAATTTCAACGGCCACTTCCCTTCGTTGTCGCCCGCCgcttcctcctctctcctcgCCCTCTCCCCCGACCAGACCCCGCCTTCCCTGCACGTCATCTACGTCACCGAGCGGAACGGGTCGTCGAGCATCTACTACGACGCCGTctacgacggcgacggcggcggcgccgaAGGGAGCCCCCGCAGAAGATCGGCGCTCGAGGCTGCTCCGCCGAGGGTTCAGGTGCCTCTGGTGGGGAGTGGCACGAGCGTGATTTCGATGAAAGACAGGCCCAGTCTGAGCGGGGAGAATCTGATCTACGTGTCCACTCACGAGGACACGGGCGTGCCGCGGACGAGCTGGGCCGCGGTCTACTCGACCGACGTGCGGACCGGGTCGACGCGGAGGCTGACCCCGTACGGGGCCGCCGACTACAGCCCCGCGGTGTCGCCGTCGGGGGCCTGGACCGCCGTGGCGTCGTACGGGGCGGGGGCCGCGTGGGGCGGCGAGGTGGAGGAGCTCGCCACGGACGTGTACGTGTTCTTGACCCGGGACGGGAGCCAGCGGGCCAAGGTGGTGGAGCACGGCGGATGGCCGTGCTGGGTCGACGACACGACGCTGTTCTTCCACCGGAGGGGCGACGACGGGTGGTGGAGCGTGTACAAGGCCACGTTGCCGAGCCGGGGACCGATTTCGACCGAGTCGGTGGTGACTGAGCGAGTGACGCCGCCGGGCGTTCACGCGTTCACTCCGGCCACTTCCCCAG gTAACAAGGAGTTCATTGCTGTTGCTACAAGACGACCTGGTTCGAGTTATCGTCACATAGAGCTGTTTGATCTTGTCAAAAATGAATACAGGGAGTTAACTCAGCATGTGTCACCCAACGCTCACCACTTCAACCCGTTTATCTCCCCTGACTCGGGCCGAGTTGGGTACCACAGGTGCAGAGGTGATGACAATGGGAGAGATACTCAAAGTCCCCATTTGTTACTTGAAAATCTTCAAAGCCCAGTGCcaggcctctctctcttccgaaTCGATGGGTCTTTCCCATCTTTCTCACCTGCAGGTGATCGTATTGCCTATGTTAATATGCCGGGTGTCTATGTAGTTGACCGAGATGGTTCAAATCAACGTGAGGTATACTCTGGTATGGCCTTCTCCTCCTCATGGGACCCAGTTCGAAGAGGGGTGATCTACACTAGCACGGGTCCTACTTTCGCTACAGAGAGCACTGAAGTTGATGTCATATCCATCAATGTCGATGATGTCGACAAGTTGGGGGTGAAGAGGCTGACCACCAGTGGCAAGAACAATGCTTTCCCTGCCCCTTCGCCTGATGGGAAGTGGATCGTGTTCCGTTCGGGCCGATCAGGCCATAAAAACTTGTACATAATGGATGCTGTCAAGGGAGAGGAAGGCGGGCTCTACAGACTGACAGACGGGCCATGGTCGGATACTATGTGTAATTGGTCCCCTGATGGTGAGTGGATTGCGTTCGCATCCGACCGGGAAGACCCTGGCAGCGGGAGCTTCAGTTTGTACCTGATCCACCCGAATGGTACTGGGCTGAGGAAATTGATTCAGAGCGGCTCCCTTGGGCGGGCTAACCATCCGTACTTCAGCCCGGATGGGAAGAGCATAGTGTTTACATCGGACTATGCAGCAGTATCAGCTGAGCCAATCTCAAACTCTCATCACTATCAACCTTATGGTGAGATCTTCACGATAAAATTGGACGGCTCTGATTTGAAGCGGTTGACCCACAACTCCTATGAAGATGGGACACCCGCATGGGGACCCACTTTCATCAAGCCAGCTGACGTGGAGTGGCCAAGTTATGGGTCCAGGTGCTCATTTGAAGACTGCCACTGGCTTAGCCGCATGCCAAATAATAGCTTTGGAGGTGCACCAAATTACTCGGCCAAGGCTCAATGTGGcgcttga
- the LOC104450915 gene encoding amino acid permease 3: MGQDKAGFEVALDLPQQGGGSKCFDDDGRLKRTGTVWTASSHIITAVIGSGVLSLAWATAQLGWIAGPAVMFLFSFVTYYTSSLLAACYRSGDPVTGKRNYTYMDAVHSNLGGAKVKLCGMVQYLNLFGVAIGYTIASSISMMAIARSNCFHKNGDDSPCHTSSNPYMIAFGVIEIFLSQIPDFDQLWWLSIVAAVMSFTYSIIGLALGIAKVAENGKVGGSLTGISINTVSQTQKIWRSFQALGDIAFAYSYSIILIEIQDTLKSPPSESKTMKKATLVSVGVTTLFYMLCGTMGYAAFGDMAPGNLLTGFGFFNPYWLIDIANAAIVIHLIGAYQVYCQPLFAFIEKHAAKRFGDSQFITKEIEIPVPGFRPFKLNVFRMIWRTIFVILTTVISMLLPFFNDVVGLLGALGFWPLTVYFPVEMYIAQMKIPKWSTKWLSLQILSAACLIITIAAAAGSIAGVVLDLKSYKPFKTSY; encoded by the exons ATGGGTCAGGACAAAGCTGGTTTCGAGGTCGCCCTCGATCTGCCTCAGCAAGGCGGTGGCTCCAAGTGCTTCGATGACGACGGCCGTCTCAAACGAACTG GCACCGTGTGGACGGCCAGTTCTCACATAATCACAGCTGTGATCGGGTCGGGAGTGCTGTCGCTGGCATGGGCCACGGCGCAGCTCGGGTGGATCGCTGGGCCGGCAGTGATGTTCCTGTTCTCCTTCGTCACTTACTACACCTCTTCCCTCTTGGCTGCTTGCTACCGCTCCGGCGACCCCGTCACCGGCAAGCGTAACTACACTTACATGGATGCTGTCCACTCCAATCTCG GCGGGGCAAAAGTGAAGTTATGTGGAATGGTTCAGTACCTGAACCTTTTTGGGGTTGCCATTGGCTACACCATTGCATCCTCCATAAGCATGAT GGCAATCGCCAGGTCAAATTGCTTTCACAAAAATGGCGATGATAGTCCTTGCCACACGAGTAGCAATCCGTACATGATCGCTTTTGGGGTCATCGagatctttctttcccaaatCCCAGACTTCGACCAGCTGTGGTGGCTCTCCATCGTGGCCGCCGTCATGTCGTTCACTTACTCAATCATCGGCCTCGCCCTCGGCATCGCAAAAGTCGCAG AAAATGGCAAAGTCGGAGGAAGTCTCACTGGGATAAGCATTAACACTGTCAGTCAAACTCAAAAGATATGGAGGAGCTTCCAGGCTCTTGGTGACATAGCTTTCGCCTATTCATACTCCATCATCCTCATTGAAATTCAG GACACGCTTAAATCCCCTCCGTCAGAGTCCAAGACGATGAAGAAGGCCACCCTGGTCAGCGTGGGAGTCACTACTCTATTTTACATGCTCTGCGGCACCATGGGCTATGCCGCCTTCGGGGACATGGCGCCAGGTAATCTCCTTACAGGTTTCGGGTTCTTCAACCCTTATTGGCTGATCGACATAGCGAATGCCGCCATCGTGATCCACCTCATCGGTGCTTACCAAGTCTACTGCCAACCCCTCTTCGCCTTCATCGAGAAACATGCGGCAAAGAGGTTCGGGGACAGCCAGTTCATCACCAAGGAGATCGAGATCCCGGTCCCGGGTTTCCGACCTTTCAAGCTAAATGTCTTCCGGATGATTTGGCGAACCATTTTCGTGATTCTAACCACCGTGATCTCGATGCTGCTCCCGTTCTTCAACGATGTGGTCGGACTGCTCGGCGCTCTGGGATTCTGGCCTCTGACGGTTTACTTCCCGGTCGAGATGTACATCGCCCAAATGAAGATCCCCAAGTGGAGCACCAAATGGCTAAGTCTCCAAATCCTCAGCGCCGCTTGCCTCATCATCACTATAGCTGCTGCTGCAGGCTCGATCGCTGGGGTCGTGCTCGATCTCAAGTCCTACAAGCCTTTCAAAACTAGCTATTAA